In Bacteriovorax stolpii, a single genomic region encodes these proteins:
- a CDS encoding ArsA family ATPase — protein MINIPQKKVELFCGTGGVGKTTVATARALALAEEGRKVLLITIDPAKRLKQILNLPDTDDGVINTITLDLFGQDKNKSFDAMLMSPGATLKRIAVEKGLEAEFESTIIKTLSRPYGGMNEIMSIIEVQYQIKKNLYDTIILDTPPGKHFIDFLESSEKIKNFFDKSFLEIFEYLGKSIHGGSSKSQGIFTKIISTGVNKLLSYLEDVTGAEFVREFIDAVLALYRSRDSFLHALEFQEELKNETFSNWFLVTSVEQQKINEAQGLKDQAGHFIHDDLFLVINKCLTPYLNAWEPAGNAPLSKLKSGMVTREAKLSEFASKNFTNVLKFHEINSPSPLEHVKGLALQFKA, from the coding sequence ATGATCAATATCCCTCAGAAAAAAGTTGAACTCTTCTGTGGAACTGGTGGCGTGGGAAAAACCACGGTGGCCACGGCCAGGGCACTTGCGCTGGCAGAAGAAGGAAGAAAAGTTTTACTCATCACGATTGACCCGGCCAAAAGATTAAAACAAATTTTAAACCTCCCGGACACAGATGATGGCGTAATCAACACAATTACCCTGGATCTTTTCGGACAGGATAAAAATAAGTCCTTCGATGCTATGCTGATGTCGCCGGGAGCGACTTTAAAGCGTATTGCTGTGGAAAAAGGGCTGGAAGCTGAATTTGAATCGACAATCATTAAAACCCTTTCTCGCCCTTACGGTGGAATGAATGAGATCATGTCGATCATTGAAGTGCAGTATCAAATTAAAAAAAATCTCTACGATACGATTATCCTCGATACTCCTCCGGGAAAACACTTTATCGACTTCCTCGAGTCTTCTGAGAAGATTAAAAACTTCTTTGATAAATCATTCCTGGAAATCTTTGAGTATCTCGGAAAGAGCATTCACGGTGGGTCGTCAAAAAGCCAGGGAATCTTCACTAAGATTATCTCCACTGGTGTAAACAAACTTTTAAGTTACCTCGAAGATGTGACGGGTGCCGAATTTGTTCGCGAGTTCATTGACGCTGTCCTTGCTCTTTACAGAAGCCGCGACTCCTTCCTTCACGCCCTGGAATTCCAGGAAGAGTTAAAGAATGAGACATTCTCCAACTGGTTTCTGGTCACTTCGGTTGAGCAACAGAAAATTAATGAAGCACAGGGGCTAAAGGATCAGGCAGGACACTTTATTCACGATGACTTATTTCTAGTTATCAATAAGTGCCTAACGCCGTATTTGAATGCCTGGGAACCCGCAGGAAATGCTCCACTTTCAAAACTAAAGTCAGGTATGGTGACTCGCGAGGCTAAGCTTTCCGAGTTTGCTAGTAAAAACTTCACAAACGTACTAAAATTCCATGAAATAAATAGTCCTTCTCCATTGGAGCACGTTAAGGGCCTGGCCTTACAATTTAAGGCCTGA
- a CDS encoding ArsA-related P-loop ATPase, whose amino-acid sequence MKVPPKRLYILTGKGGVGKTSLAMAMTKHLESTGHNVKYNSFYQEPERTLWKKLALPVLDIDLNTSAEIYIGRKLNSKTIASWIMKTHFFKSLFQMIPGLGHMILLGHILDELDKNPDLVIVLDSPASGHALTMFESSSNFKKIFRAGLIVKDIEKMHTFLSRPGHLKTLIVSLATELAINEARDLQNELANSNGPDLNVELMVNDSYLKYLKDNQIDEKDLPDFLKNKIELEKEIIGNIKSLPHIDESEQVGVIEELAPHMGAFL is encoded by the coding sequence ATGAAAGTTCCGCCTAAACGACTCTATATTTTGACAGGTAAAGGCGGCGTAGGAAAAACGTCTCTGGCCATGGCAATGACCAAACATCTTGAGAGCACTGGTCATAACGTAAAATACAATTCATTTTATCAGGAACCGGAAAGAACGCTTTGGAAAAAGCTCGCACTTCCGGTTTTAGATATCGACCTCAATACTTCAGCTGAAATTTATATCGGAAGAAAACTAAACTCAAAAACCATCGCTTCATGGATTATGAAAACGCATTTTTTCAAATCGCTTTTTCAAATGATCCCCGGCCTTGGCCACATGATTCTCCTGGGACATATCCTGGATGAATTAGATAAAAATCCTGACCTAGTAATCGTTCTCGACTCCCCGGCTTCAGGGCACGCACTGACGATGTTTGAGTCTTCATCGAACTTTAAAAAGATTTTTAGAGCAGGTCTCATCGTTAAAGACATTGAGAAAATGCACACATTCTTAAGCCGTCCAGGACACTTAAAAACATTGATTGTTTCCCTGGCCACAGAGCTCGCTATCAATGAAGCCCGCGACCTGCAGAATGAACTGGCCAACAGTAATGGACCTGATTTAAATGTCGAACTGATGGTCAATGATTCCTACCTGAAATACTTAAAAGACAATCAGATTGATGAAAAAGACCTCCCAGATTTTTTAAAAAATAAAATTGAGCTGGAAAAAGAGATCATTGGAAACATCAAGTCTCTGCCACATATTGATGAGAGTGAGCAAGTGGGTGTGATTGAAGAACTCGCTCCTCACATGGGGGCCTTTCTATGA
- a CDS encoding ABC transporter permease, producing MNLYSYILRRLLYVVPVLLGVCLIIFVIFNVVAPDPAFILLGKHATHEQIAQLHHELGMDRPFWEQYLSIVRSAFTFDFGYSWSSKQQIWEMIKAGAGPSLSITIPLFIIVNIVSISTALLVSFYRGKMLDKTVLILSIAMMSIPSLAYILFGQWYFAYTLGWFEISGYEAGFPNFIPYTILPVLLYIAISWGPDTRFYRSVILDEVYQDYVRTARAKGVGELSIMFKHVLKNAMIPILTYVIIQIPFLILGLLLAEAFFSIPGLGGITIKAINTSDFPVIKAMTILSAVGFIIFGVITDVLYTVVDPRMRLK from the coding sequence ATGAATTTGTACTCTTACATTCTACGCAGGCTCCTCTATGTCGTCCCAGTACTACTGGGAGTCTGCTTAATTATCTTTGTTATCTTTAACGTTGTTGCTCCAGACCCAGCGTTCATCCTTTTAGGAAAACACGCGACTCACGAGCAAATTGCCCAACTTCACCACGAGCTTGGAATGGACCGCCCTTTTTGGGAGCAGTACCTTTCAATCGTGAGATCAGCTTTCACATTTGACTTTGGTTACTCATGGTCATCTAAGCAGCAGATTTGGGAAATGATTAAGGCCGGAGCAGGACCGTCACTGTCGATTACTATTCCACTTTTCATCATCGTTAACATCGTATCGATTTCAACAGCACTACTTGTTTCTTTCTATCGCGGAAAGATGTTGGATAAGACAGTTCTTATCCTTTCTATTGCGATGATGAGTATTCCAAGCTTAGCGTACATCCTTTTTGGTCAGTGGTATTTCGCTTACACTCTAGGATGGTTTGAAATCTCAGGATACGAAGCAGGGTTTCCTAATTTCATTCCTTATACAATCCTTCCAGTTCTTCTTTACATTGCAATCAGCTGGGGACCAGACACAAGGTTCTATCGTTCAGTTATTCTGGACGAAGTTTATCAGGACTATGTTCGTACCGCGCGTGCTAAAGGCGTGGGCGAACTAAGCATCATGTTCAAGCACGTATTAAAGAACGCGATGATCCCGATTTTAACTTATGTAATTATCCAGATTCCTTTCCTTATCCTAGGGCTCTTACTTGCTGAAGCTTTCTTCAGTATTCCAGGATTAGGCGGGATTACAATTAAAGCAATCAATACGAGTGATTTCCCGGTCATTAAAGCTATGACGATCTTAAGTGCGGTAGGGTTTATCATTTTCGGTGTTATCACAGACGTTCTATACACTGTGGTTGACCCGCGTATGAGATTGAAATAG
- a CDS encoding outer membrane beta-barrel protein gives MLNNILKIVLMTPVFMAGVFVSPAQAQEKQIKPNIHVLTGEESAKKVNNNIPSASDSRIPDEINKHSIGIGVGQTFLRSDFHDHGTDKITPDLYYNYSASYSFDFMANLHWSKHKYLNRDVTIKGLALSIKGKGFQFDAFSPFVLGGFGFYEPTATRNINGVLTKTREQLVFGMNLGAGVELRLNSQATVGVIAHYHDPFDVRQENGPDLEGSYMKLLILGMYTFN, from the coding sequence ATGCTAAACAACATTTTAAAAATAGTTCTTATGACACCCGTCTTTATGGCGGGTGTTTTTGTTTCTCCCGCCCAGGCCCAAGAAAAACAAATTAAGCCAAACATCCATGTGCTTACCGGCGAAGAAAGCGCCAAAAAAGTTAACAACAACATTCCTTCTGCTAGTGACTCTCGCATCCCAGATGAGATCAATAAACACTCGATTGGTATCGGTGTAGGTCAGACGTTTCTTCGCTCTGATTTCCACGATCATGGGACGGATAAGATCACTCCTGATCTTTATTACAACTACTCTGCCAGCTACTCTTTTGACTTTATGGCCAACCTTCACTGGTCAAAGCACAAATACCTAAACCGCGACGTTACGATTAAAGGACTCGCACTTTCAATTAAAGGGAAGGGTTTCCAATTTGATGCCTTCTCACCTTTCGTTCTTGGTGGATTCGGTTTTTATGAGCCGACAGCGACAAGAAACATTAATGGCGTTTTAACCAAGACACGCGAACAGCTGGTCTTCGGGATGAACCTTGGTGCTGGAGTTGAATTAAGACTTAATAGCCAGGCCACAGTAGGTGTTATCGCTCACTACCACGACCCCTTTGATGTTAGACAAGAAAACGGTCCAGATCTGGAAGGTTCATATATGAAACTTCTGATCCTTGGAATGTACACTTTCAATTAA
- a CDS encoding ABC transporter ATP-binding protein — MSEYLLEVKNLTKVFPIKGGLLGREVGAVRAVNDISFKIKKGETLGLVGESGCGKTTLGRSILRLIEPTSGEIIFDGKNIEKASPAEMRAIRRKMQIIFQDPYASLNPRMTIGDILAEPMDIHELHTDKAARKARLLQLLAQVQLPADALNKYPHEFSGGQRQRICIARALAVEPEFIVCDEPVSALDVSVQAQVVNLLMDLQKELGLTYLFIAHDLKVVEYISNRVAVMYLGNMVEVAESSELYGDAKHPYTKALFSAIPHPSTDKRPDRIILEGDIPSPMNPPQGCHFNPRCWNATDVCRQTFPSVTQHSGTHMYRCYNPISK, encoded by the coding sequence ATGAGCGAATATTTATTAGAAGTAAAAAATTTAACGAAAGTTTTCCCAATCAAGGGTGGGCTTTTAGGGCGTGAAGTTGGGGCCGTGAGAGCGGTTAATGACATCAGCTTTAAAATTAAAAAAGGTGAAACTCTTGGTCTAGTAGGGGAGTCTGGGTGTGGAAAGACAACTCTGGGAAGATCAATTCTAAGATTGATTGAGCCAACTTCGGGTGAAATCATTTTCGATGGAAAGAACATCGAAAAAGCATCTCCAGCTGAAATGAGAGCGATCAGAAGAAAAATGCAAATCATTTTCCAAGACCCATACGCTTCTTTAAATCCGCGTATGACGATTGGAGATATTCTTGCTGAGCCAATGGATATCCATGAGCTACACACTGATAAAGCAGCAAGAAAAGCTCGTCTTCTTCAACTACTTGCTCAAGTTCAACTTCCAGCAGACGCTCTTAATAAGTACCCACACGAATTCTCAGGTGGACAGAGACAACGTATCTGTATTGCTCGCGCTCTTGCTGTTGAACCAGAGTTCATCGTTTGTGATGAACCTGTTTCTGCTCTGGACGTTTCGGTACAAGCTCAGGTTGTAAACCTGCTAATGGATCTTCAAAAAGAACTAGGTCTAACATACCTCTTCATCGCTCACGATCTTAAAGTTGTTGAGTATATTTCGAACCGTGTAGCGGTAATGTATTTAGGAAACATGGTAGAAGTTGCTGAGTCTAGCGAACTATATGGGGATGCAAAGCACCCTTATACTAAAGCATTATTCTCGGCCATTCCTCATCCTAGTACGGATAAGAGACCAGATCGCATTATCCTTGAAGGAGACATCCCAAGCCCGATGAATCCACCACAAGGATGTCATTTCAACCCAAGATGTTGGAATGCCACGGATGTTTGTCGTCAAACTTTTCCAAGTGTGACTCAACATTCAGGGACGCATATGTACCGTTGCTACAATCCGATTAGTAAGTAA
- a CDS encoding ABC transporter substrate-binding protein, with translation MKMRNILLALSVAAATVLTGCAKKQDASERVLNIVSPAEIKGYDPIMSDDLYSGREIAKIYEGLLAYHYLKMPYELIPNLAEAMPEVSKDGITYTFKIRKGVLFQDDAAFPNGKGREVEASDFVYSIKRLADSKNQASGWWILDGKLKGLNEWRDKNANLPVTNYDEEVEGLKALDKYTLQFKLAKPFPQFLYSLAMGFTSVVSKEVVAKYGKEFINHPVGTGPYVLPKFDQGKRIVYTKNPTFREKLYPSDASPEYQNLLGDAGKKLPLVDKVIVHVMVESQPAWLKFNKGEIDYFGVPKDNFATAVKDNKISGELADKGIVLTISPQLDVTYTSFNYDNKLFHNTNLRRAMYLAYDEAKANELFYNNTAFPAQSIVPPGIAGNDPAYKNQWKGPNIELAKKTLAAAGYPEGKGLPEIVYDIPDSTTSRQMGEYFQKQMEQIGIKIKISASPWPEFQAKLKKRSGQMFGIAWGADYPDAENFLQLFYGPNSAPGANSSNYNDPKFNKEFEQAVMMQDSPARTALYVKLNKYIAEEAVSLFGVHRQAYTLQQSWLRNYRASDLHHDNVQYLNLDTAKKEEMAKKF, from the coding sequence ATGAAAATGCGAAACATCTTATTGGCCCTGTCTGTTGCTGCAGCGACTGTATTAACTGGCTGTGCAAAAAAACAAGACGCGAGTGAACGCGTTCTTAACATCGTGAGCCCTGCTGAAATTAAAGGTTACGATCCGATTATGTCGGACGATCTTTATTCTGGTAGAGAGATCGCAAAAATCTATGAAGGCTTACTAGCATATCATTACCTAAAAATGCCGTATGAGCTAATTCCTAACCTTGCTGAAGCAATGCCGGAAGTTTCAAAAGATGGTATCACTTACACTTTCAAAATTAGAAAAGGCGTTCTATTCCAAGACGACGCTGCTTTCCCTAACGGAAAAGGTAGAGAAGTTGAAGCATCTGACTTCGTTTACTCAATCAAGCGTCTTGCTGATTCAAAAAACCAAGCAAGCGGATGGTGGATCCTTGATGGAAAACTAAAAGGTCTAAACGAGTGGCGCGATAAAAACGCTAATCTTCCAGTGACTAACTACGATGAAGAAGTTGAAGGTCTAAAGGCTCTTGATAAATACACACTTCAATTCAAACTAGCGAAGCCATTCCCGCAATTCCTATACTCTTTAGCAATGGGATTTACTTCAGTCGTTTCTAAAGAAGTTGTAGCGAAGTACGGAAAAGAGTTCATCAACCACCCGGTTGGAACTGGACCATACGTTCTTCCAAAGTTCGACCAAGGTAAACGTATCGTTTATACAAAGAACCCAACTTTCAGAGAAAAACTATACCCAAGTGACGCTTCTCCAGAATACCAAAACCTTCTAGGAGATGCTGGAAAGAAACTTCCACTTGTTGATAAAGTTATTGTACACGTAATGGTTGAATCTCAGCCAGCATGGTTAAAGTTCAACAAAGGTGAAATTGATTACTTTGGTGTTCCAAAAGACAACTTCGCAACAGCGGTTAAAGACAACAAGATCTCAGGTGAGCTTGCAGATAAAGGAATCGTTCTTACGATCTCTCCACAGCTTGACGTTACTTACACAAGCTTTAACTACGACAACAAGCTTTTCCACAACACGAACCTAAGAAGAGCTATGTACCTTGCTTACGATGAAGCAAAGGCAAACGAACTGTTCTACAACAATACAGCTTTCCCTGCTCAATCAATCGTTCCTCCTGGAATTGCTGGTAACGACCCAGCTTACAAAAACCAGTGGAAAGGACCAAACATTGAACTAGCGAAGAAGACTCTTGCAGCAGCAGGATACCCAGAAGGGAAAGGTCTTCCAGAAATCGTTTACGATATCCCAGATTCGACAACATCTCGTCAGATGGGTGAATACTTCCAAAAGCAAATGGAGCAAATCGGAATCAAGATCAAGATCTCTGCTTCTCCATGGCCAGAATTCCAAGCTAAGCTTAAGAAGAGATCGGGACAAATGTTTGGTATCGCATGGGGAGCAGATTACCCAGATGCAGAAAACTTCCTACAACTTTTCTACGGACCAAACTCAGCACCAGGTGCTAACAGCTCTAACTACAACGATCCAAAGTTCAACAAGGAATTCGAGCAAGCTGTTATGATGCAAGATTCTCCAGCGAGAACTGCTCTATACGTAAAGCTAAACAAGTACATTGCTGAAGAAGCAGTAAGCTTATTCGGTGTTCACCGTCAGGCGTACACTCTTCAACAATCATGGTTAAGAAACTACCGTGCATCTGATCTTCACCACGACAACGTTCAGTACCTGAACCTTGATACGGCTAAAAAAGAAGAGATGGCTAAAAAGTTTTAA
- a CDS encoding ABC transporter permease → MTTDTKTIALEVPATKNKASKSLWQHAFSTIVKDKLALVSLIIVGFYFLIALLTFLGVIASNWGVEVGPSYAPPSAEYIFGTDIFGRSVFLKMVKGAETAVAIGLATSFIALFIGTTLGALAGYFGGIVDEIIVWFYTTFSSIPFIMLLVAIAFIMGKGTSTVFISLGVTSWVGLCRIVRGEVMKHKDREYSQAANALGAGHTRKIFKHILPNITHVLIINFSLTFEAAIKSEVILSYLGLGVQGRPSWGTMIDDSKLELARGVWWQLGAATLAMFFIVLAFNILGDALRDALDPKLKGK, encoded by the coding sequence ATGACGACAGATACTAAAACTATTGCACTAGAAGTTCCGGCTACGAAAAATAAAGCATCAAAGTCTCTGTGGCAGCATGCTTTCTCTACAATCGTTAAAGACAAGCTTGCTCTTGTTTCTTTGATCATTGTTGGGTTTTACTTTTTGATCGCTCTTTTAACTTTCCTTGGCGTTATCGCCAGCAACTGGGGAGTTGAAGTAGGTCCTTCATACGCACCACCAAGTGCAGAATACATTTTCGGAACAGATATTTTTGGAAGAAGCGTTTTCTTAAAGATGGTTAAAGGGGCGGAGACGGCCGTTGCCATCGGTTTAGCGACTTCTTTCATCGCTTTATTTATCGGAACAACCCTTGGAGCTCTTGCTGGTTATTTCGGTGGGATCGTTGATGAAATCATCGTTTGGTTTTACACAACATTCTCATCAATCCCATTCATCATGCTTCTGGTTGCCATCGCTTTCATCATGGGGAAAGGAACGTCGACAGTATTTATCTCTCTCGGGGTTACGAGTTGGGTTGGTCTGTGCCGTATCGTCCGTGGTGAAGTTATGAAGCACAAAGACCGTGAGTACTCTCAAGCGGCAAACGCTTTAGGTGCTGGTCACACAAGAAAAATTTTCAAGCATATTTTACCGAACATCACTCACGTTCTTATCATCAACTTCTCGCTGACTTTTGAGGCGGCGATTAAGTCTGAAGTTATTCTTTCTTACCTGGGTCTTGGAGTTCAAGGACGTCCAAGCTGGGGAACAATGATTGATGACTCGAAACTGGAGCTTGCTCGTGGAGTGTGGTGGCAGTTAGGTGCTGCGACTCTGGCAATGTTCTTTATCGTTCTTGCTTTTAACATTCTTGGAGACGCTCTTCGTGATGCTCTCGATCCAAAATTGAAAGGGAAATAA
- a CDS encoding ABC transporter ATP-binding protein has protein sequence MTEKVLEVKDLVVEFKTDRGTIKAVNGVNFDVFKGKTVGIVGESGSGKSVSALAIMGLIPNPPGRVASGQILFKGKSLVNMDASEMRKIRGNKIAMIFQEPMTSLNPVFTIGNQIEEVIELHQPQLSKKEREAKAVDMLRLVGIPSPEKRVKEYPHQLSGGMRQRVMIAIALSCEPDVLIADEPTTALDVTIQAQILELMKKLQKELGMGIILITHDLGVVAETCDTVAVMYCGQIVETADVKTLFNHPRHPYTRGLMNSIPSFDSTKSQRKERLQTIEGMVPSLFDLPAGCNFQDRCSSVTEHCRGSQGEPTLRDMEAGHLAACFNPLKQFEGKGL, from the coding sequence ATGACTGAAAAAGTCTTAGAAGTAAAAGATCTGGTCGTTGAGTTTAAGACTGACCGTGGAACGATTAAAGCGGTTAATGGTGTAAACTTTGACGTTTTCAAAGGGAAAACTGTAGGGATCGTAGGAGAGTCTGGATCAGGTAAATCTGTTTCTGCTCTGGCGATCATGGGACTTATCCCAAATCCTCCAGGGCGCGTGGCAAGTGGACAAATTCTTTTTAAAGGAAAGAGTTTAGTTAACATGGACGCCTCTGAAATGAGAAAAATCCGCGGTAACAAAATCGCGATGATTTTCCAGGAGCCAATGACTTCACTTAATCCGGTATTCACTATCGGAAACCAGATCGAAGAAGTGATTGAACTTCACCAGCCTCAATTATCTAAAAAAGAAAGAGAAGCAAAAGCTGTTGATATGCTACGCCTGGTGGGAATTCCTTCTCCTGAAAAGAGAGTTAAAGAATACCCTCACCAACTTTCAGGGGGGATGAGACAAAGGGTTATGATCGCCATCGCGCTTTCATGTGAGCCTGATGTTCTTATCGCCGATGAGCCGACAACTGCTCTGGACGTAACAATCCAGGCACAAATTCTTGAGCTAATGAAAAAACTGCAGAAAGAACTGGGAATGGGGATCATCCTGATCACTCACGATCTTGGTGTCGTTGCTGAAACATGTGACACTGTTGCAGTTATGTACTGTGGTCAGATCGTTGAGACGGCCGACGTCAAAACACTCTTTAATCACCCGAGACATCCATATACAAGAGGATTGATGAACTCGATTCCTTCTTTTGACTCTACTAAGAGTCAGAGAAAAGAAAGACTTCAAACAATCGAAGGAATGGTTCCATCTCTGTTTGATTTACCTGCAGGATGTAATTTCCAGGATCGTTGTTCAAGTGTAACTGAACACTGTCGTGGGTCTCAAGGTGAACCAACACTAAGAGACATGGAAGCAGGCCACTTAGCGGCTTGTTTTAACCCTCTAAAGCAATTTGAAGGTAAAGGTCTATGA
- a CDS encoding polyhydroxyalkanoate synthesis regulator DNA-binding domain-containing protein, translating to MSDVRIIKRYQNRKLYDTHQSCYVTLEEIAQIIREGNEIQVIDNKTKNDITYITQIQLLFDQEKKSTRAGDVELLKRVIRSEEGTFTGHIKALEKKLGGEVSEFKAPFMNNENSAIETTTTLN from the coding sequence ATGAGCGACGTAAGAATCATTAAGCGTTACCAAAACAGAAAACTTTATGACACTCACCAGAGCTGTTACGTGACTCTAGAAGAGATCGCACAGATCATTCGTGAAGGTAACGAAATCCAAGTTATCGACAACAAAACTAAGAATGACATCACTTACATCACTCAAATCCAACTTCTTTTTGATCAAGAGAAAAAATCAACAAGAGCTGGAGATGTTGAACTTCTTAAGCGTGTAATCCGCTCAGAAGAAGGAACTTTCACAGGACACATCAAAGCTCTAGAAAAGAAGCTTGGTGGTGAAGTTTCTGAGTTCAAAGCACCTTTCATGAACAATGAAAACTCTGCTATTGAAACTACAACTACTTTAAACTAA
- a CDS encoding tetratricopeptide repeat protein has translation MRTLKFSLLAILLTFISCSQMTYSPKGEAYKEIKFNPTAELGIKNGELKEMVESALKVGGKAPEYLATDLFIKGNDASIRGDFQTAGIIFRAVSELQPDDLYVKRKLAYELIRSAKEPDLKEAEKILETVFKKTDSKDETVGLILGSVHSSLEKTKEARAVYQRLLAVNPNSEEACLYLTRSYVADKMFKEAHSLLSSCEKRSPDSPVFSFFRGRMEYDRGNKAVAQTHFEKSLKIDPTYSQAAMAIGALYEEKEQFAKALKVYKKFVDNEENAGNTQVLSRMVTVMFSMEKTAEVLPYAETLVSLDNTDLNLKVRLGLLYSDMERYDEAAKLFKDVLEVVPESDKVLYYLGALHQQTNQPAEAMMYFKRIGSTSPLFGDAGLQVGQIMGVRAREEFVQGKSDSMQAFNQFIDGRVKENPEMTMELKMLQASFFEDTFQYKNAIITLASLKEHKNFTESHSYYLASIMEKDGQYNEARKLVQVIVDKDPNNAHALNFLGYSYLERNEKMDVAFEYISKAVSLRPDDGYIRDSLAWYFYQTGKYHEALAEARKAIELVKGDPTITKHLGMIYQRLHNYDKAKMYLTEALKSAQAKAEREDVLRLLEDVEKSRLPASIP, from the coding sequence ATGCGCACTTTAAAATTTTCACTTCTAGCAATTCTTTTAACATTCATTTCATGTTCACAGATGACGTATTCTCCTAAGGGCGAAGCGTATAAAGAAATTAAATTTAATCCCACTGCAGAACTTGGAATTAAGAATGGCGAGCTAAAAGAGATGGTGGAAAGTGCTCTTAAAGTTGGAGGAAAAGCTCCAGAGTATCTGGCCACTGATTTATTCATCAAAGGCAACGATGCTTCGATTCGCGGAGATTTTCAAACCGCGGGAATTATCTTTAGAGCAGTCAGTGAACTGCAGCCTGATGATCTTTATGTAAAAAGAAAGCTGGCCTATGAGCTGATTCGTTCAGCAAAAGAGCCGGACTTAAAAGAAGCAGAAAAAATCCTGGAAACAGTTTTTAAAAAAACAGACTCTAAGGATGAAACAGTCGGTCTTATTTTAGGAAGTGTTCATTCTTCATTGGAAAAAACCAAAGAGGCCCGCGCTGTTTATCAGCGTCTCTTAGCAGTTAATCCCAATTCAGAAGAGGCGTGTTTATACCTTACTCGTTCTTATGTGGCAGATAAAATGTTTAAGGAAGCGCACTCGCTTTTAAGCAGCTGTGAAAAACGCTCACCTGATAGTCCAGTCTTTTCATTTTTCCGCGGAAGAATGGAGTACGACAGAGGAAACAAAGCTGTTGCTCAAACTCACTTTGAAAAATCATTAAAAATTGATCCAACATATTCGCAAGCAGCGATGGCAATTGGCGCTCTTTATGAAGAAAAAGAGCAGTTTGCTAAAGCGCTTAAAGTTTATAAGAAGTTTGTGGATAATGAAGAAAACGCCGGCAACACTCAGGTGCTCTCGCGCATGGTGACGGTGATGTTCTCAATGGAAAAAACAGCTGAGGTTCTGCCTTATGCTGAGACATTAGTTTCTTTAGACAATACAGACCTGAACTTAAAGGTTCGTCTGGGATTACTGTACTCAGATATGGAACGCTATGATGAAGCGGCTAAACTTTTTAAAGATGTTTTAGAAGTTGTGCCTGAATCGGATAAAGTTCTTTATTATCTTGGGGCCCTTCACCAGCAAACAAATCAGCCGGCAGAAGCGATGATGTACTTCAAGCGCATCGGTTCAACCAGCCCACTATTTGGAGACGCCGGACTTCAAGTTGGGCAGATCATGGGCGTGCGTGCCCGCGAAGAATTTGTTCAAGGAAAATCTGATTCAATGCAGGCCTTTAATCAATTTATTGATGGAAGGGTAAAAGAAAATCCGGAAATGACAATGGAGCTTAAAATGCTTCAGGCAAGTTTCTTTGAAGACACTTTCCAATACAAAAATGCGATTATAACTCTTGCATCTTTAAAAGAGCACAAGAATTTTACTGAAAGCCACAGCTACTACCTGGCTTCGATCATGGAAAAAGACGGACAGTATAATGAAGCTAGAAAACTGGTGCAGGTGATTGTAGACAAAGATCCAAACAATGCTCACGCACTTAACTTCTTAGGTTACTCATATCTAGAAAGAAACGAAAAAATGGATGTGGCCTTCGAATATATTTCGAAAGCAGTTTCATTAAGACCGGATGACGGGTATATTAGAGACTCACTTGCATGGTATTTTTACCAGACAGGAAAATATCACGAAGCTTTAGCAGAAGCGAGAAAGGCCATCGAGTTAGTCAAAGGTGATCCCACGATCACGAAGCACCTCGGAATGATTTATCAGCGTCTGCATAATTATGATAAAGCAAAAATGTACCTGACTGAGGCGCTAAAGAGTGCTCAGGCAAAAGCAGAGAGAGAAGACGTATTAAGACTCTTAGAAGATGTGGAGAAAAGCAGATTACCGGCCTCTATTCCGTAG